TTGTAATATAAAGCAAAATGAGGTAGATTTTTATCAATATTGAATGTTGTACATTATCATATGAAGTAAAAATGACCAAAGAGGAACACATAAAATACTGGCGTGAAAGCGCTCAACACGATCTTGAATCTGCTGAGGCGATATTCAATTCAGGCAGATATGACTGGTGCTTGTATATTGGTCATTTAGCACTGGAAAAAATTTTAAAAGCAATATTTGTCGATAAGAATGACAGCAATATTCCCCCAAAGATTCACAATCTTGTAAGGTTGGCAGAATTATCAAGAATAGAATTGAATGATGAACAAAAATTTTTCCTCGATAAGGTTAATGATTTCAACATACAGACACGCTATCCTGATTACAAGCATGAATTTTATAAGATATGTGATGCGGAATATGCTGAAAAAAACATGTCAAAAATAAAGGAGTTTTATAAATGGTTAAACTCCCTGTTAAAGTAAAAAAAACGATAGATGATTATCTCCAGGCATTAAACCGGGGCAATATTCCAATTAAGGAAGCAATACTTTTTGGCAGTTATGCAAAAGGAAGTAATAAGGAGTGGAGTGATATTGATATTGCATTGGTTTCAGAAATATTTGTGGGAAACCGTATGGAGGACAAGGATAAAATAAGGAAGATCACGCTATCTGTAAGCAGTGAAATTGAAGTGCTTCCCTTTTCACCTGAAGATTTTGGCCTACAAAATCCCCTGGCAAAAGAAATTTTAGAAACAGGAA
The sequence above is drawn from the Desulfatiglans sp. genome and encodes:
- a CDS encoding HEPN domain-containing protein, with product MTKEEHIKYWRESAQHDLESAEAIFNSGRYDWCLYIGHLALEKILKAIFVDKNDSNIPPKIHNLVRLAELSRIELNDEQKFFLDKVNDFNIQTRYPDYKHEFYKICDAEYAEKNMSKIKEFYKWLNSLLK
- a CDS encoding nucleotidyltransferase domain-containing protein, encoding MVKLPVKVKKTIDDYLQALNRGNIPIKEAILFGSYAKGSNKEWSDIDIALVSEIFVGNRMEDKDKIRKITLSVSSEIEVLPFSPEDFGLQNPLAKEILETGIRLI